One Gossypium arboreum isolate Shixiya-1 chromosome 13, ASM2569848v2, whole genome shotgun sequence genomic window, atttattaatatatgtatgaTCTATCTTCTGTCAATTCTGATGGTGTGATTTTGTTTTGCTATGTTGAGTATGAGTATCTGATGTCAGAATCTGCTAAATTCGTGTATATTTAGATTTTGCTATATGACCATGCATGTGACGTTATGTCAAAACTAATTTGTTTATGTTGAATTTATGATACGTCTATTTTGTTAAAGCATGGAATGCCATGCCTTCTGATATCTGATATTGTATGACTACATGTTTTACATGCTTTTCATTCTGATTCATTACATGCACTCCATATCATATTGCATGGGGTTTGAGATAATATGGAAAGAAGGGAGTTGTGGCAATTTAATGATCTGTATTAACTGGTGATTTATCCATATTTCTATCTGGCAGCTTGTCTACAATTAtggtggctttaccacatatatccAATATggcagtttaaactgcaaccTCTGGTGCCATTGACCACAACTATTTTGTTGGTGTGATTTGGTTGGATGAGTTCTGAGGAACTCTATTTTGATGTGTAGTAGAGTTGGGTAGGAAGTTTGGTAGGAAGTTTTTCTGTAAAATTCACATtatgattttctaaaaaataCCGCATTGGCATAATCATGCATTCTCAATTTTGTTTAATTGATCGTTACGAAAttcttttatttgtatattgTATTATGTGTGATCTAAGTTTTAGTTTTAGTTATACGCTGAGCTTTACAACTTACCCCTTTATTTTATCTTTGacttttcaggtaaactttgAGTTTAGGATCGGACGGCGTGCGGGAGTTTGGATTATTtcttggttaataaaataatatagtttacattttttattattttggattgTAAATTTGTTTAGACTTTGTTTTTTGTTTTCGTTCTGTTTGTTTgtttttgagtattttatcatgaaactGCAAAACTACATAGGTTAACAATTTAAAACtcagttttcaaaattaaaacttagaaaattttccgcTACAAAATTAAGTAAACTCTTAAGTGCTTTTTCAAATAAACAAATAGTTTTAACGAATGTTTGCCTTAAAGCTGGAAAAGATttgacaaaataattattttcaaaacaTGGTTTTGAAATCAAATTTTGGATTTGGAATAAATGATTTCGGACTTAAGTATTTCTAAACATTTGTGAGAGTTTTGCTAAATATTATGCTTTCGAAATGCACATTAAATTTGATTTAACCAAAAGTTCTTTAACGAGCTAATGTAATCTCTCTAGACTCGGTCATAACGTGTAAGctaaatttgggatgttacaataacAATAAACATATGTTCAAAGTAAATGGTGCGAAATACAAATACTCCTCattgaaaaacaaaaagttgtagattctattattttgaatttgtggTTTAGTGAAGGTtatgttaattttgattattaattataaattaagattcatttttaaaataattaattaattttaataattttaataatttcttataCTTTGTTATAGTTCTTATAAAATTTAAACaactttatatttttttatatttttataattatttgaaaaacCACCTTCAATATGAACTTGTACAACTATTTATCTAAGTTCATCTATAtgtgatattttaaataattatttaaaaattatttatttttaggatttttttatttttaaacatttgTTGGCATGGAAAGAAATGCCACATCAAAATAAGATACATTTGTATTTGCTCCATTAACTACCTCATCACTTAACgatagaaatggatgaaattttttacaaaaaaaaataatttgatctTTGAAGTAACGTACAGAAGCTAGTTTACCCATTTGTTCAATAGAAGGAGACTCAATGCAATCTAACTTTTAGTATAGGGGCTTCTATTGTACCTTTATCGATAGAAACaatgtttaaatttaaaaatagaaatgttactttaataaaattaaaattattcaaaTATGGCATATATTCTATTCAAGTATTGTATCTTGATATATTTAtcgaataaattttaattaaatataattaatatatacaaatataagtaTAAGTATaagtatatataataaatataataatctatataataatagtataatataaaatattaaaatatcaatttaaaaCTATAAACAGTGAACAAcatgacacaaaaatagtaagCAACATATCTGCCCTTGATAATTTTTAAACTGATTTTTCAATCTacagtaaattttatgttttattaaattaaattattggttgtattatttcatttttattaatatgAAAATCttctaattataaatttattaaataaattattttttcttttagtaAACTTAAATATTGAAGACAAAATTGATGAGTTATAcactataatttttatttttattttataaaattatggaATGGTAATTCAAGAGACGACTAACAGGTCTTGCTATTATCAGCAAACTGCCACCAAATATCCATTAAAGATGGCTTAAGGACGTTTTCTTTTATTTATGGCAAATTATTAGATGTTTTTCGTACCAAAAAAGGAGGATCATTAAAGGGTGTAAATTTGGCTTTTTTTATTCTCAAGCATCAATGAAACTCAATTACAGTAAATGGTTATGGACTTTTCAATAAAAAATATGTCTAGGTTTAATTTTTGCTACATGGCATCAATGTcaacatgttagattttgaaatccAAAAAGAGCACTAATACCCCTATTTTTGGAGGTAAGGTTTAAGAAAACTTAAAACCAAGTTTTAACACTATTTGGTACAATTGGGAATGATTTGAAAGAGGATGGTAGAAAATTTATACATTATGATGAAGTGTATTGAAGATAACTAATTGTTGGAATCTAAGAAATTGATTATTAGTTTGTTTCACAAAACCATTCATAGATCAGAGAAATATTTGATCATTTATaaaagaatttttaaagttgcttaAGAGATAAGTTGAAAGAGGAGAAATTAGAAGATGTTGTTATAAAATGAATTTTagacaaataattattttattagttgGTGCATAAGTTTTTCAAAGTACATGTTTTAGCGTTGGATTGGAAATGTGTGAAATCATTTCATTTAACATTAAGGGTGTAAATAGTGCACCTAAGTTAAAtgctttttctttcttctctatATCTTTGcttaataagaaataaaaaaaaaaatactaaaatttgagTTGGTGATGATTTTGAGATATTCTTTGATGACAGATGGTACAGGTGAGGGTTTAATATCAACTGGGCTAAAATTAAGTTTATACAATTGGTTGTTTTTAGCATTACGTGTCTACTGTAGAAAATGTTAAAATTGTGATAGTCTATGTGTATAAACAATGTGAGATTGGTGAGAAAAAACTATTAGATGAGAAATTAGACCTTAAATTTCCTGTTTAAGGGCAATGGTGATGGCTAGTTTTGTATGCTTGTGTGAAATTGATTAGTAGTAAAAATGAGATATTAAAAACTTTAAATGTTGTTTGAATAGAGGGGGGAAGAAAATATATACAGGAGGTTTTGCAATTgaacttaatttatttattttgtgttaataattggacttgaattttgaaatttgagaaatagatttattaaatttttaaaagaaaagtataatgactaaattttaaatttgtgaagAATATAAAACTTAATGGCATATTTTAtcctatatattatataaatatgaaGATTGTGATTATTAgatgatatataaatatatttacgtCTTAACTTATATGGAATAGTGGTTAAAACACTTGTTAGACACAATTCAAATCATATTACTCCCATCCCCACATCTAGtatcatataaaatatatatttatatatacaaaattttatattaaattatttatttgaaaatacACTGTATACAATATTTTTTGTCATAGGTGATTGCTGATAAAGTAATACATTTGATGGTGGTATATGGCTAGTAGTAAAGAAAATAgctttaaaaaagaagaagataaataattaaaaaacaaaaaattgaagGTTTTAGAAATAAGAAACTGAATAAGGTATACAACTAATAATTGGGTAGTTGACCTTAGGGTGAATTTATTTTGCTGTGGTTCAACATTTTAGAAATAAATTATGAGttcactttattttctttaatgccTCCTTTGGATTCATCAGCTTTCCCAAGCACAGTTTCTTTAGCCTTTTGAGCAGTTTCTATGGCAGTGTCCCATACCTGTTTTGCTGCATCCGTTGCCTTCTCAGCCATTCCTTTTGCCTTCTCGCTCACCTTCCAATAAATTAGTAGCAAACTCATATATTTGATCACCAATAACGTTCATTAAGTTCATAGTCGCAATGAATATAATAAAATCTACAGTTAAAGTCCTTACCCCAACAGCAGAAAATTCAAGAATTTCAACATGAAATGTATATAAAGAAATAATTACTTGGCTAGCAGCTGAAGTAGTCTTATCTTTCATGTTTTTTGTGGCATCTGCTGCTTGATTAGCTCCTTGTTTTATAGTTTCTTGTGCCTTCTGGTTCACCTACCATTTTTGTTGGTTTCGAAATTAGTAGCAAACAGATACGATAATATAGTCCCTAGCGCAACACATCAACCAAGAGATATAGATAGTAATGGCAATGTGATGTTACGATCATTATTTTGTAATCTCATTTTTTTTAagctttttaatatttattataattgatCATGAGGATGAAACCATAATTTAACCCCAATCCCACCAACAAAAATTGGAGACCTTTAATTaataagtataaaaataattgatTACTTGGGAAGCAGCAGAAATAGCACTATCTTTCATGTTTTTGGTGGCCTCCTTTGTTTCATTGACTCCTTTTATAGTTTCCTTTGCCGTATCAAATGCTTTAGACTCCTGCTTTGAACTTGCCTACGCCACATGAATATATATGTCAAACAAAAATACTTGCTTAATAGAGCCAACTGAGAACCAACACAAATACAGAATTACATGAATAAATGTTGGAATCGCAGGTGGAAGAACCCTATTCCTAACAACTCTACCACCAGAATTACTTATACAGAAAGGGCTGTTTAGTAGGTTTAACATTGCCATTTTAATTTCTATGAATTTGGCTTTGTGTTCCTCTGAACTggcttttttattatattattattattactatgaaTTTAATGTGAACTTAAGTTAGTGAAAGGAGTAAATAGGAAGGATGATAGTGGCTTTATGATTGGTGTTGTGAGAGTAATTTTGTAGGAGGACCCAGTCTTATAggatagatttgtggtttctGAGTAATGATCTCTCTATTATTCATAAGCCTTTTTTATACTCTATTTTTCATAAACCTAATCAGGGTAAAGTTGGATAACATCTAAATACATGTTGTTGGTTttagaaaataatgaaaaagattaAAGTCTATCTTAGCTCAATTGATATAGATATTATTATCAATGCAGGAAGAGGTAGATTCGAGTGTGCTAAAGCgtattatccttctatttatagATTGAGGAAGGACTACGAGTAATTCTAAATATTGTATCAAAAAGAATAAATATGATTAGAACCTATACTTAAAAAAAATATGattgattgaaaaataaaaataaaaattaggacacaaaatatattttcattatacACTAAAGATGATTCTAGGATTTGAGTGTTATAGAATAATGCTCAAAATCGCTTTCATTTTATTCTTAAGAAAAGAAACAGGACATATGAATCATCATAGTCTATGAGTGagtattatatttcatatatcactgtgtattttatttttcaataattgTCGATTATAATAAAAATCATTCTTTTCAATATAAATGTGTACACTTAAAATAATGAGAAAAAACACCCAAATAAATAAGATATctatttttaaacaaaattataAGCTAGAATCAAGTCTCATTCATGCTACATGATCCTTAAAACTCATTAATAACATGTTTTTCATTAAAAGATCAACAACCATTAATTCAATGCTAATATATTCAACAGTCACTTTTGTTTACTTTGACTACCATTTTTGATTTTTTAGATAAGAAAACAACAACTGCACTATCACAAAATTTTTTCAATTGCTTAGAAATAGAATCATAATAAAACTCTTTAACCATACACCATGTTAGGTTGCCTAAAAATAAAAACCGAACTCAACATCTATGGTAGAAGATTTGATTTCCACTTCTCCAATATAGCTTCGCCGGCTAACATAAAAATGTATCTAGAtattgatttttatgaaataacAGACCTAACAAAATCCGAGTCTAAGTAACCAACTATCTCCAATTTACTAGTTTACTTATACATAAGCATGTAATCTTTGGTTCCTTTAAGGTATCTCATCATTATCTTTACAACTCTCCGATGGTCTAAACTTAGATTACTTTAATATCTTTCCTACATTCCAAAAAATGCAGTGCCAGGTCTAGTACAAACGTGAACATACATTAGGCTTCCAATTGCAGAAACATATAGAATGCTTTGCATTTGTTATTTTTAAAGCTCATTTTTCAAATACTGGTTTAGATTCAACCTATTGCCTTTTATAATGGCTACTACTGTAACGCCTCATACCTGATTTGATCGTCTGGTCCGGACTATAGGATATCACAACCCAACTTATGATCTAACCTATACTTTCAATCACATTTATCATTagtaataaaagaatgaaaacaAGACTAAATTTGTTACTGCTACTAAGTAAGTTTAAAACTTTCAAGAATCTATGTCGAAGaataaactttaatttaatatataacaaTGTCACCAATTAatctttaatatttaaaatagtcactttattcTAAAATTTGTAATCTGAccatttaatttcatttacaaCAAAGACCTTGAGACTCCGCCTCTGGGTTACCCCGTTGTATGCAAGTTACAACTAAGAAACAAATTTGCCGATGTGCAACTAACTCTGGCCTAGTCCCTTCTCGAACTTCCAAAATCTCGTATTTACCTACAATGCATAACAACACTAATAAGTTTTAAAGAACTGAATGAGCTTTCATATCTTACTAACACAATGCTAAAACGATTGCACTTTGTGGCTGAAACTTCTTGACGGTTTTGTCCGTGTTAAGACAAtacacctgtaacacccctaacctatatccgtcactgagacagggttacggagcattaccagagttttcaAAAAATTTACGTATAATTCGTATCATTACTATTCATTTTCCGATATTAACCATAATGTCCCTAAGATggaccttcgaggcctaaaatatacattagaatcgagtcgggactaaatcgagaacatagaaaaaaatttcgtgtaatttaaaaattctcttttgtacaggggtcacatgccgtgtgtgtaggccgtgtggctcacacgactaGGGACACACCTGTGTATCCAGGTTGTATAactttctattttaaaattttaaagatgcagggaACATACGAccaggccacatgcccatgtgctaggtcgtgtgtcacacacggctgagacacacgtccgtgtctctacccgtgtggatgaaaataggctattttatgACAATTAATTCATACCAAAATCAAGTCTTATACATGACAATTAACCACATACAACCAATGTACCCATAGATACCTCAAATGACAATTTATTTTCGTATCAATCTTAAACTCATATTTGCCTAGATACCACTTTCACATGTATGCATATTATATCAAATATGTTAACTAACTTCAATCATCAATATGCCAATACGATTTTTATCaatcaaccatttcaaacacataccATGATATAGACTTTTATACATAAACAccaaaacatattcatcactagTCGTTCCAATGACTAGTCATAACCAATCATTTACATGTcatcattggccaaattaacctatacatgccattataactagAATCAAATAATCCAAAATTACCGATAGAACCAATGAATAGTATGATATATCTTTGACAAGCTTCCAACCTAATTGAGCTTCTAATAATCCCAATACTCATGAAGCtatattcatcaattcacaaggtgaataaatccacaacattacttatacatattatcccaagcttagtaaaattttaaatatatttaattcttccaagtttctttattttcatttgtatttttttaatttctacaCTTATTCCAATGCATGACACACAAgtcataaacatatcattcaaccatggtaacaagctagtgcatttagcCAAAGTTTTTTTCGACTTAATCACATGATAAGTCGTTTCataagaaattgaataatttaaaccttaccactctttcatgagCACTAACCTATTTTCACTTAAATACTTACCATTCCAATGcttcatataaataaacatatcacCATTCGACCAACAGCTTGACATTTGGCTAAGTATCAAGCAACAACACTGGTTAGCATACTTGTACACATTACGTATAATTTCAACATTGATAAACTTATTTTCCCGACAGGTTACACTTGAGTTTGTTACTCATCACAACATACAAAATTTCCTCGTAtcaacataataaagataattacATAGTTACATGTCATAATACATATCATTTTTTTTtcgtttcttcataaacatatatcattcatttcattatatcaatatttcatgtaccatcatttccatgtatttcagtATATACCgataataattcatttcaaactCCTATTTTCTCATATCAGAACTTTGCCCGTGGATAATTTAAATATCAATGGGTACACTTATTTCAGATCAAtatcaataataatcataagtctTTCAATATTATTCATATGTCATTTACCAATTTTTGACAAATTGGAGAATGTCTTatggatttgagtacatcgttttctttatgccatagtccaactatggtcttacacttgtATTGCCATgacccagccatggtcttactcacgtagtgccatatcccagatatggtcttatcatcttcatgatgccatagcccagctatggtcttacacatgcacatatactgccatggtccaaccatggtcttacgttcacgatgccataacccagttatggccTTTTCACTGAAATgctatagcccagctatggtcttacatttacatactttccatggtccaaccacggtcttatccatcaattcatcacttaTCATTTCATTTGTTACTGAATGATCGTGCTTAATCCagcgttctactcaatttgaacATTCAAATTACTTTTCATATACTTTTAATAGTCACAATTCAATGAAAAACACatgaaataatacattatatcatttctaagttaacaaataatcataaaagttcaaccatatgaacttacctggctaaattgcaaaaataccacgatttaggggcattttggaaATTTCTATTTTCTTCGATTTTTCActcaatcttgatctaaattaataatttcattcaatttattaatttagacaataaaacaattcatttccttcaatttggtcatttttgacatttttacaaaattacccctaaagttttactttattcaatttggcccctgagtataaaacatgcaaattagccatttttaatGTAAACTCAAACtagttgaatattcatatatttttctcattttcctctccattccacatccttaatgtatatatataattccaTTATTTACTTATTTGTTCATAGCAAGCTGTCCACTTAAGTCATAGTcactatattatttatatcttgagctaaagaatAAGATCCGCTTGATattttagaaactagactcaaatatatttctaccataaaaaattcaaaatttatagtttagccaataagtacagtaaaatcttcaaatttatccctgttc contains:
- the LOC128286964 gene encoding late embryogenesis abundant protein 2-like translates to MAMLNLLNSPFCISNSGGRVVRNRVLPPAIPTFIHASSKQESKAFDTAKETIKGVNETKEATKNMKDSAISAASQVNQKAQETIKQGANQAADATKNMKDKTTSAASQVSEKAKGMAEKATDAAKQVWDTAIETAQKAKETVLGKADESKGGIKENKVNS